From Drosophila suzukii chromosome 2R, CBGP_Dsuzu_IsoJpt1.0, whole genome shotgun sequence, a single genomic window includes:
- the Patronin gene encoding patronin isoform X15 — protein sequence MDVETQEIRQARQRASVKWLLSKAFNNRVPDNLKEPFYRDHENQERLKPQIIVELGNATLYCQTLSNLYSDPNYQSMNHWSIIQTLARKGVPVAESSDMPITETVLIQTNPLRINAHMSVIESLMVLYAKEISSGDRVMAAIRRISGNNYQAPPGQSYEQALLGWISHACAALKKRIIKEVDAGLPDDNGSRLQTPDIPPVRDFQDLCDGICLALLISYYCPKVVPWTSVRINYLPAVEDSIHNILLVCNFSQKHLPYSVFHMTPEDVTYMRGSMKLNLVLLLTDLFNLFEIHPAKCVCYPGMDGQDVIARRTLGANEHGICHRRGLTVQPVTPIPDLRSDLDQPPVGSPQNRPPFQVPHSNSFGGGLNRRSTPPNEYQTVQSNNFDGNNHAEAFVVHKSRGITTLASMHSQQQQQLHQQHQQQQQQQYHQQAPQQHPSQSQLQIQQQEPLVPARLRQAKEKTNVESKADERGDFVAAGRPSNWEQSRRPSFAGRRSRRNSSSEDSQLTIENFGGSQDQLNTLGRYERDRERKLSNTSVGSAYPVEPAVAVRSSIADARGTLQLGYDTDSGSEKQDRETEKYSMRRQVSVDNVPTVSSHNLSNTGSPLPVARHKQHSSDKDYSSNSGMTPDAYNDTRSTSGYDPESTPVRKSSTSSMPASPAAWQLDVGDDDMRSLENASKLSTIRMKLEEKRRRIEQDKRKIEMALLRHQEKEDLESCPDVMKWETMSNESKRTPDMDPVDLDKYQQTYGSQQHLADHHYQQPRPMQQSFGSSPHLPQAYNAPVSAYSSRPPSRDPYQQQHQHQQPQPMAMPQPMQYVNEHGQYMSPPQPAHYMQQQPQQQPQSIYSDNGAAYNNHSNHSPYGGAPQYRSSVVYDDYGQPTNHFYLHESSPQPQAHPQRRTWAHSAAAAAYEQQQQIQPPLVDVNAWQTQQHQKQKQTWMNRPPSSAGAPSPGSFVLHQNGGGGGGGGGGGELQHLFQVQASPQHGQRQVSGSNGVQRQQSLTNLRDNRSPKAPQQMGMPMVMPMQHEDMMAPQSICFIGDEEDVDELERNIIESMQSTRISDFVHQQQQQHQQQLQQQQRLQGHSGRGSSSEDYDSGEMISNKLNITSGNLTYRIPSPSRPSIQANSFQDPRAMAAASGGEDQPPEKGFYISFDDEQPKRPKPPLRAKRSPKKEAPPGSRDSVDNQATLKRESLSQLHNNNIIGFGGEDVNSKPMTRHSIHGLNNSNSVKSPGNATYNKYTDEPPIQLRQLAASGAVSPTGNERRLLEDLTNQPPQQLMQQPMSPTRLQQSSNNAEAAKNKALVIGADSTNLDPDSVDEMERRKEKIMLLSLQRRQQQEEAKARKEIESSQKREKEREKEEERSRKKEEQMARRAAILEQHRLKKAIEEAEREGKTLDRPDLHVKLQPHSSTSTTPRLRQQRTTRPRPKTIHVDDASVDISEASSISSRGKKGSSSNLTGYGQLSSNSMKRDYYRGSQDSLTVKESPDDYPSTSSTPIGRRGSYKTSREPAGVERGRTLSRISVAKGSTLNFRGRKSNSLMNLCDTDSGLGRATPPRRAPSPGMGMGASGRHMPSPSGPGSLPPGLISKRRGFDDGSSDFSLTPNLNMEYSGPKLYKQPAAKSNRGIILNAVEYCVFPGVVNREAKQKVLEKIARSEAKHFLVLFRDAGCQFRALYSYQPETDQVTKLYGTGPSQVDEVMFDKFFKYNSGGKCFSQVHTKHLTVTIDAFTIHNSLWQGKRVQLPSKKDMALVI from the exons ATGGATGTCGAAACACAGGAAATACGACAG GCTCGTCAACGTGCTTCCGTCAAGTGGCTGCTCTCGAAGGCCTTCAACAATCGCGTGCCGGACAACCTGAAGGAGCCCTTCTACCGCGACCATGAGAACCAGGAGCGCCTCAAGCCGCAGATCATCGTGGAGCTGGGCAACGCCACGCTCTACTGCCAGACGCTGTCCAATCTGTACTCAGATCCCAACTACCAAAGCATGAACCACTGGTCAATAATACAGACGCTAGCGCGCAAGGGAGTTCCCGTGGCGGAATCCTCGGACATGCCCATTACCGAAACGGTATTAATTCAAACGAATCCGCTGCGAATT AACGCCCACATGTCTGTGATAGAATCGCTGATGGTTTTGTATGCGAAGGAAATATCGTCGGGTGACCGCGTCATGGCGGCCATACGAAG AATATCTGGCAACAACTATCAGGCGCCTCCTGGCCAGTCCTACGAGCAAGCTCTGCTGGGCTGGATTTCACATGCTTGCGCCGCTCTTAAGAAGCGCATTATCAAGGAGGTGGACGCCGGACTGCCCGATGATAAT GGCTCTCGTCTGCAGACGCCGGACATACCGCCTGTAAGGGACTTCCAGGATCTGTGCGATGGCATCTGCTTGGCACTGCTCATCTCGTACTACTGTCCAAAGGTGGTGCCGTGGACGAGTGTGCGGATTAACTATCTGCCGGCCGTCGAGGATTCGATTCACAACATCCTGCTTGTGTGCAATTTCTCGCAGAAGCATCTGCCATATAGCGTGTTCCACATGACGCCCGAGGATGTAACCTATATGCGCGG ATCCATGAAACTGAATCTGGTACTGCTGCTCACGGACCTATTCAATCTGTTCGAGATACACCCAGCCAAGTGTGTTTGCTACCCCGGCATGGATGGTCAGG ATGTCATCGCCCGGCGCACTTTGGGCGCCAATGAGCACGGGATCTGCCATCGAAGGGGGCTCACTGTACAGCCCGTCACACCCATTCCCGATCTGCGCAGCGATCTCGACCAGCCGCCAGTGGGCTCGCCTCAGAATCGACCACCGTTCCAAG TTCCGCACTCGAATTCATTTGGCGGCGGCTTAAATCGCAGATCAACCCCGCCCAACGAGTACCAGACGGTTCAGTCAAATAATTTCGATGGTAATAATCATGCCGAAG CCTTCGTGGTGCACAAGTCGCGTGGCATCACCACACTCGCCTCCATGCactcgcagcagcagcagcagctccatcagcaacaccagcagcagcaacagcagcaataCCACCAGCAGGCACCGCAGCAACACCCGTCCCAGTCGCAGCTCCAAATTCAGCAGCAGGAGCCCTTGGTTCCGGCTCGGTTGCGCCAGGCTAAAGAAAAGACCAATGTCGAGTCGAAGGCGGACGAGAGAG GCGATTTTGTCGCTGCGGGTCGACCAAGTAACTGGGAACAGAGCCGCCGGCCAAGCTTTGCAG GTCGTCGATCGCGCAGAAATTCTTCCAGCGAGGACTCCCAGCTGACCATCGAGAACTTTGGCGGCTCCCAGGATCAGCTGAATACCCTAGGGCGGTACGAACGCGACAGGGAACGTAAGTTGTCCAACACCAGTGTGGGCAGTGCATATCCAGTTGAACCCGCTGTGGCCGTGCGATCTTCGATTGCCGATGCTCGAGGCACCTTGCAATTGGGCTACGACACGGATTCGGGCTCTGAGAAGCAGGATCGTGAAACGGAAAAGTATTCGATGCGCCGGCAGGTCAG TGTCGACAATGTGCCCACGGTTTCGTCGCACAATCTCTCGAATACGGGCAGCCCGTTGCCGGTGGCAAGGCACAAGCAACATTCCAGCGACAAAGactacagcagcaacagcggCATGACGCCGGATGCCTACAACGACACCCGTTCCACCAGTGGCTACGACCCGGAGAGCACTCCCGTGCGCAAATCCTCAACGAGCAGCATGCCGGCGAGTCCCGCTGCCTGGCAGTTGGATGTGGGAGACGACGACATGCGATCGCTGGAGAATGCCAGCAAGCTGTCCACAATTCGGATGAAGCTGGAGGAGAAGCGTAGGCGCATAGAGCAGGACAAGCGCAAGATCGAGATGGCCTTGCTGCGGCACCAGGAGAAG GAGGATCTGGAGTCGTGTCCGGACGTGATGAAGTGGGAGACCATGAGCAACGAATCGAAGCGCACGCCCGACATGGATCCCGTTGACTTGGACAAGTACCAG CAGACCTACGGGTCGCAGCAGCACCTGGCCGATCACCATTACCAGCAGCCGAGACCCATGCAGCAAAGCTTTGGTTCATCGCCGCATCTTCCGCAGGCTTACAATGCTCCAGTCAGTGCGTACAGCTCCCGTCCGCCCAGCCGCGATCCCtaccagcagcagcaccagcatCAGCAGCCACAGCCGATGGCGATGCCCCAGCCGATGCAGTACGTCAACGAGCACGGGCAGTATATGTCGCCGCCGCAGCCCGCCCACTAcatgcagcagcagccacagcagcagccgcagaGCATCTACAGTGACAACGGTGCGGCGTACAACAACCACAGCAACCACTCGCCCTACGGCGGAGCCCCGCAGTATCGGAGCAGTGTGGTATACGACGATTACGGACAGCCCACCAACCACTTCTATCTGCACGAGTCGTCGCCACAGCCTCAGGCTCATCCGCAGCGCAGGACCTGGGCTCACTCAGCGGCAGCTGCCGCCTacgagcagcagcagcagatccAACCGCCTCTGGTGGATGTTAATGCCTGGCAGACACAGCAGCACCAGAAGCAGAAACAGACCTGGATGAACAGACCGCCGTCGAGTGCAGGGGCTCCCAGTCCTGGCAGCTTTGTGCTGCACCAGAACGGAGGAGGTGGCGGCGGAGGCGGAGGTGGTGGCGAGCTACAGCACCTGTTTCAGGTACAGGCCTCACCTCAGCACGGCCAGCGTCAGGTGAGCGGATCCAATGGCGTGCAGCGCCAGCAATCGCTGACTAACTTGCGCGACAATCGATCGCCCAAGGCGCCGCAGCAAATGGGAATGCCCATGGTGATGCCTATGCAACACGAGGACATGATGGCGCCGCAGAGCATTTGCTTCATCGGTGACGAGGAGGATGTGGATGAGCTGGAGCGCAACATCATCGAATCCATGCAGTCGACGCGCATCTCCGACTTTgtccaccagcagcagcagcagcaccaacaGCAACTTCAGCAGCAACAGCGGCTGCAGGGGCACAGTGGACGAGGCAGCAGCTCGGAGGATTACGACAGCGGGGAGATGATCTCCAACAAGCTGAACATCACCAGCGGCAATCTCACCTACCGCATACCCTCGCCCTCCCGTCCCTCCATCCAAGCCAACAGCTTCCAGGATCCCCGAGCAATGGCAGCGGCATCCGGCGGCGAGGACCAGCCGCCTGAGAAGGGCTTTTACATCTCCTTCGACGATGAGCAGCCCAAGCGACCCAAGCCACCGCTGCGCGCCAAGCGATCGCCCAAAAAGGAGGCTCCGCCGGGAAGCAGGGACAGCGTCGATAACCAGGCGACTCTCAAACGTGAATCGCTTAGTCAGCtgcacaacaacaacatcattGGGTTCGGTGGTGAGGATGTGAACAGCAAGCCGATGACCAGGCACAGCATCCATGGCCTAAACAACTCCAACAGTGTCAAATCCCCCGGGAATGCCACATACAACAAGTACACCGATGAGCCGCCCATCCAACTCCGCCAGCTGGCCGCCTCGGGAGCAGTTTCGCCAACTGGCAACGAGCGTCGGCTCTTGGAGGATTTGACCAaccagccaccgcagcagttAATGCAGCAACCCATGTCGCCCACGCGACTCCAGCAGAGCAGCAACAACGCAGAGGCGGCCAAAAACAAGGCACTGGTCATCGGAGCAGATTCCACCAACTTGGATCCG GACTCTGTCGATGAGATGGAGCGGCGCAAGGAGAAGATCATGCTGCTGTCCCTGCAACGTCGCCAGCAGCAGGAGGAGGCCAAGGCGCGCAAGGAGATCGAGTCTTCCCAGAAGCGGGAAAAAGAGCGCGAGAAGGAGGAGGAGCGTTCACGGAAGAAGGAAGAGCAAATGGCTAGGCGAGCGGCCATTTTGGAACAGCACAGACTCAAGAAAGCCATCGAAGAGGCCGAGCGAGAG GGTAAAACCCTGGATCGGCCCGATTTGCATGTGAAACTGCAACCCCATTCATCCACCTCAACGACTCCGCGACTGAGGCAGCAGCGCACCACGCGTCCCAGGCCCAAGACGATCCATGTGGACGATGCCAGCGTGGACATCAGCGAGGCTTCGAGCATCTCTAGTCGGGGCAAGAAAGGCTCAAGCTCGAATCTAACCG GCTACGGTCAACTAAGCTCAAATTCAATGAAAAGAGATTACTACAGGGGCTCGCAAGACTCCCTCACTGTAAAAG AGTCACCCGATGATTATCCCAGTACAAGTTCAACTCCGATTGGACGACGGGGATCGTACAAAACTTCCAGAG AGCCAGCCGGCGTAGAAAGGGGCCGCACTCTGTCGCGTATCTCCGTCGCTAAGGGCAGCACGCTTAATTTCCGGGGCCGAAAGTCCAATTCGCTAATGAATCTGTGCG ACACAGATTCGGGACTGGGACGCGCCACTCCGCCGAGGCGTGCTCCGTCGCCTGGAATGGGAATGGGCGCTTCAGGTAGGCATATGCCATCTCCCTCCGGACCGGGCTCTTTGCCGCCAGGTTTGATATCGAAACGTCGCGGATTTGATGATGGATCCAGCGATTTCTCTTTAACTCCGAATTTGAACATGGAATATTCGG GTCCTAAACTCTATAAACAACCAGCGGCCAAATCTAATCGTGGGATTATCCTGAACGCCGTTGAATACTGCGTTTTCCCCGGCGTTGTCAACCGCGAGGCCAAACAGAAAGTGCTGGAGAAGATTGCTCGCTCGGAGGCGAAGCACTTTCTGGTACTCTTCCGGGATGCGGGCTGCCAGTTCCGCGCCCTCTACAGCTACCAGCCCGAAACGGACCAGGTAACGAAGCTGTATGGCACTGGGCCTAGTCAAGTCGACGAAGTGATGTTCGACAAGTTCTTCAA ATACAACTCAGGAGGCAAGTGCTTCTCGCAAGTGCACACAAAGCATCTGACGGTGACCATAGACGCCTTCACAATACACAATTCCCTGTGGCAGGGCAAGCGGGTGCAGTTGCCAAGCAAAAAGGACATGGCGCTTGTTATCTAA
- the Patronin gene encoding patronin isoform X14, translated as MDVETQEIRQARQRASVKWLLSKAFNNRVPDNLKEPFYRDHENQERLKPQIIVELGNATLYCQTLSNLYSDPNYQSMNHWSIIQTLARKGVPVAESSDMPITETVLIQTNPLRINAHMSVIESLMVLYAKEISSGDRVMAAIRRISGNNYQAPPGQSYEQALLGWISHACAALKKRIIKEVDAGLPDDNGSRLQTPDIPPVRDFQDLCDGICLALLISYYCPKVVPWTSVRINYLPAVEDSIHNILLVCNFSQKHLPYSVFHMTPEDVTYMRGSMKLNLVLLLTDLFNLFEIHPAKCVCYPGMDGQDVIARRTLGANEHGICHRRGLTVQPVTPIPDLRSDLDQPPVGSPQNRPPFQVPHSNSFGGGLNRRSTPPNEYQTVQSNNFDGNNHAEAFVVHKSRGITTLASMHSQQQQQLHQQHQQQQQQQYHQQAPQQHPSQSQLQIQQQEPLVPARLRQAKEKTNVESKADERGDFVAAGRPSNWEQSRRPSFAGRRSRRNSSSEDSQLTIENFGGSQDQLNTLGRYERDRERKLSNTSVGSAYPVEPAVAVRSSIADARGTLQLGYDTDSGSEKQDRETEKYSMRRQVSVDNVPTVSSHNLSNTGSPLPVARHKQHSSDKDYSSNSGMTPDAYNDTRSTSGYDPESTPVRKSSTSSMPASPAAWQLDVGDDDMRSLENASKLSTIRMKLEEKRRRIEQDKRKIEMALLRHQEKEDLESCPDVMKWETMSNESKRTPDMDPVDLDKYQQQTYGSQQHLADHHYQQPRPMQQSFGSSPHLPQAYNAPVSAYSSRPPSRDPYQQQHQHQQPQPMAMPQPMQYVNEHGQYMSPPQPAHYMQQQPQQQPQSIYSDNGAAYNNHSNHSPYGGAPQYRSSVVYDDYGQPTNHFYLHESSPQPQAHPQRRTWAHSAAAAAYEQQQQIQPPLVDVNAWQTQQHQKQKQTWMNRPPSSAGAPSPGSFVLHQNGGGGGGGGGGGELQHLFQVQASPQHGQRQVSGSNGVQRQQSLTNLRDNRSPKAPQQMGMPMVMPMQHEDMMAPQSICFIGDEEDVDELERNIIESMQSTRISDFVHQQQQQHQQQLQQQQRLQGHSGRGSSSEDYDSGEMISNKLNITSGNLTYRIPSPSRPSIQANSFQDPRAMAAASGGEDQPPEKGFYISFDDEQPKRPKPPLRAKRSPKKEAPPGSRDSVDNQATLKRESLSQLHNNNIIGFGGEDVNSKPMTRHSIHGLNNSNSVKSPGNATYNKYTDEPPIQLRQLAASGAVSPTGNERRLLEDLTNQPPQQLMQQPMSPTRLQQSSNNAEAAKNKALVIGADSTNLDPDSVDEMERRKEKIMLLSLQRRQQQEEAKARKEIESSQKREKEREKEEERSRKKEEQMARRAAILEQHRLKKAIEEAEREGKTLDRPDLHVKLQPHSSTSTTPRLRQQRTTRPRPKTIHVDDASVDISEASSISSRGKKGSSSNLTGYGQLSSNSMKRDYYRGSQDSLTVKESPDDYPSTSSTPIGRRGSYKTSREPAGVERGRTLSRISVAKGSTLNFRGRKSNSLMNLCDTDSGLGRATPPRRAPSPGMGMGASGRHMPSPSGPGSLPPGLISKRRGFDDGSSDFSLTPNLNMEYSGPKLYKQPAAKSNRGIILNAVEYCVFPGVVNREAKQKVLEKIARSEAKHFLVLFRDAGCQFRALYSYQPETDQVTKLYGTGPSQVDEVMFDKFFKYNSGGKCFSQVHTKHLTVTIDAFTIHNSLWQGKRVQLPSKKDMALVI; from the exons ATGGATGTCGAAACACAGGAAATACGACAG GCTCGTCAACGTGCTTCCGTCAAGTGGCTGCTCTCGAAGGCCTTCAACAATCGCGTGCCGGACAACCTGAAGGAGCCCTTCTACCGCGACCATGAGAACCAGGAGCGCCTCAAGCCGCAGATCATCGTGGAGCTGGGCAACGCCACGCTCTACTGCCAGACGCTGTCCAATCTGTACTCAGATCCCAACTACCAAAGCATGAACCACTGGTCAATAATACAGACGCTAGCGCGCAAGGGAGTTCCCGTGGCGGAATCCTCGGACATGCCCATTACCGAAACGGTATTAATTCAAACGAATCCGCTGCGAATT AACGCCCACATGTCTGTGATAGAATCGCTGATGGTTTTGTATGCGAAGGAAATATCGTCGGGTGACCGCGTCATGGCGGCCATACGAAG AATATCTGGCAACAACTATCAGGCGCCTCCTGGCCAGTCCTACGAGCAAGCTCTGCTGGGCTGGATTTCACATGCTTGCGCCGCTCTTAAGAAGCGCATTATCAAGGAGGTGGACGCCGGACTGCCCGATGATAAT GGCTCTCGTCTGCAGACGCCGGACATACCGCCTGTAAGGGACTTCCAGGATCTGTGCGATGGCATCTGCTTGGCACTGCTCATCTCGTACTACTGTCCAAAGGTGGTGCCGTGGACGAGTGTGCGGATTAACTATCTGCCGGCCGTCGAGGATTCGATTCACAACATCCTGCTTGTGTGCAATTTCTCGCAGAAGCATCTGCCATATAGCGTGTTCCACATGACGCCCGAGGATGTAACCTATATGCGCGG ATCCATGAAACTGAATCTGGTACTGCTGCTCACGGACCTATTCAATCTGTTCGAGATACACCCAGCCAAGTGTGTTTGCTACCCCGGCATGGATGGTCAGG ATGTCATCGCCCGGCGCACTTTGGGCGCCAATGAGCACGGGATCTGCCATCGAAGGGGGCTCACTGTACAGCCCGTCACACCCATTCCCGATCTGCGCAGCGATCTCGACCAGCCGCCAGTGGGCTCGCCTCAGAATCGACCACCGTTCCAAG TTCCGCACTCGAATTCATTTGGCGGCGGCTTAAATCGCAGATCAACCCCGCCCAACGAGTACCAGACGGTTCAGTCAAATAATTTCGATGGTAATAATCATGCCGAAG CCTTCGTGGTGCACAAGTCGCGTGGCATCACCACACTCGCCTCCATGCactcgcagcagcagcagcagctccatcagcaacaccagcagcagcaacagcagcaataCCACCAGCAGGCACCGCAGCAACACCCGTCCCAGTCGCAGCTCCAAATTCAGCAGCAGGAGCCCTTGGTTCCGGCTCGGTTGCGCCAGGCTAAAGAAAAGACCAATGTCGAGTCGAAGGCGGACGAGAGAG GCGATTTTGTCGCTGCGGGTCGACCAAGTAACTGGGAACAGAGCCGCCGGCCAAGCTTTGCAG GTCGTCGATCGCGCAGAAATTCTTCCAGCGAGGACTCCCAGCTGACCATCGAGAACTTTGGCGGCTCCCAGGATCAGCTGAATACCCTAGGGCGGTACGAACGCGACAGGGAACGTAAGTTGTCCAACACCAGTGTGGGCAGTGCATATCCAGTTGAACCCGCTGTGGCCGTGCGATCTTCGATTGCCGATGCTCGAGGCACCTTGCAATTGGGCTACGACACGGATTCGGGCTCTGAGAAGCAGGATCGTGAAACGGAAAAGTATTCGATGCGCCGGCAGGTCAG TGTCGACAATGTGCCCACGGTTTCGTCGCACAATCTCTCGAATACGGGCAGCCCGTTGCCGGTGGCAAGGCACAAGCAACATTCCAGCGACAAAGactacagcagcaacagcggCATGACGCCGGATGCCTACAACGACACCCGTTCCACCAGTGGCTACGACCCGGAGAGCACTCCCGTGCGCAAATCCTCAACGAGCAGCATGCCGGCGAGTCCCGCTGCCTGGCAGTTGGATGTGGGAGACGACGACATGCGATCGCTGGAGAATGCCAGCAAGCTGTCCACAATTCGGATGAAGCTGGAGGAGAAGCGTAGGCGCATAGAGCAGGACAAGCGCAAGATCGAGATGGCCTTGCTGCGGCACCAGGAGAAG GAGGATCTGGAGTCGTGTCCGGACGTGATGAAGTGGGAGACCATGAGCAACGAATCGAAGCGCACGCCCGACATGGATCCCGTTGACTTGGACAAGTACCAG CAGCAGACCTACGGGTCGCAGCAGCACCTGGCCGATCACCATTACCAGCAGCCGAGACCCATGCAGCAAAGCTTTGGTTCATCGCCGCATCTTCCGCAGGCTTACAATGCTCCAGTCAGTGCGTACAGCTCCCGTCCGCCCAGCCGCGATCCCtaccagcagcagcaccagcatCAGCAGCCACAGCCGATGGCGATGCCCCAGCCGATGCAGTACGTCAACGAGCACGGGCAGTATATGTCGCCGCCGCAGCCCGCCCACTAcatgcagcagcagccacagcagcagccgcagaGCATCTACAGTGACAACGGTGCGGCGTACAACAACCACAGCAACCACTCGCCCTACGGCGGAGCCCCGCAGTATCGGAGCAGTGTGGTATACGACGATTACGGACAGCCCACCAACCACTTCTATCTGCACGAGTCGTCGCCACAGCCTCAGGCTCATCCGCAGCGCAGGACCTGGGCTCACTCAGCGGCAGCTGCCGCCTacgagcagcagcagcagatccAACCGCCTCTGGTGGATGTTAATGCCTGGCAGACACAGCAGCACCAGAAGCAGAAACAGACCTGGATGAACAGACCGCCGTCGAGTGCAGGGGCTCCCAGTCCTGGCAGCTTTGTGCTGCACCAGAACGGAGGAGGTGGCGGCGGAGGCGGAGGTGGTGGCGAGCTACAGCACCTGTTTCAGGTACAGGCCTCACCTCAGCACGGCCAGCGTCAGGTGAGCGGATCCAATGGCGTGCAGCGCCAGCAATCGCTGACTAACTTGCGCGACAATCGATCGCCCAAGGCGCCGCAGCAAATGGGAATGCCCATGGTGATGCCTATGCAACACGAGGACATGATGGCGCCGCAGAGCATTTGCTTCATCGGTGACGAGGAGGATGTGGATGAGCTGGAGCGCAACATCATCGAATCCATGCAGTCGACGCGCATCTCCGACTTTgtccaccagcagcagcagcagcaccaacaGCAACTTCAGCAGCAACAGCGGCTGCAGGGGCACAGTGGACGAGGCAGCAGCTCGGAGGATTACGACAGCGGGGAGATGATCTCCAACAAGCTGAACATCACCAGCGGCAATCTCACCTACCGCATACCCTCGCCCTCCCGTCCCTCCATCCAAGCCAACAGCTTCCAGGATCCCCGAGCAATGGCAGCGGCATCCGGCGGCGAGGACCAGCCGCCTGAGAAGGGCTTTTACATCTCCTTCGACGATGAGCAGCCCAAGCGACCCAAGCCACCGCTGCGCGCCAAGCGATCGCCCAAAAAGGAGGCTCCGCCGGGAAGCAGGGACAGCGTCGATAACCAGGCGACTCTCAAACGTGAATCGCTTAGTCAGCtgcacaacaacaacatcattGGGTTCGGTGGTGAGGATGTGAACAGCAAGCCGATGACCAGGCACAGCATCCATGGCCTAAACAACTCCAACAGTGTCAAATCCCCCGGGAATGCCACATACAACAAGTACACCGATGAGCCGCCCATCCAACTCCGCCAGCTGGCCGCCTCGGGAGCAGTTTCGCCAACTGGCAACGAGCGTCGGCTCTTGGAGGATTTGACCAaccagccaccgcagcagttAATGCAGCAACCCATGTCGCCCACGCGACTCCAGCAGAGCAGCAACAACGCAGAGGCGGCCAAAAACAAGGCACTGGTCATCGGAGCAGATTCCACCAACTTGGATCCG GACTCTGTCGATGAGATGGAGCGGCGCAAGGAGAAGATCATGCTGCTGTCCCTGCAACGTCGCCAGCAGCAGGAGGAGGCCAAGGCGCGCAAGGAGATCGAGTCTTCCCAGAAGCGGGAAAAAGAGCGCGAGAAGGAGGAGGAGCGTTCACGGAAGAAGGAAGAGCAAATGGCTAGGCGAGCGGCCATTTTGGAACAGCACAGACTCAAGAAAGCCATCGAAGAGGCCGAGCGAGAG GGTAAAACCCTGGATCGGCCCGATTTGCATGTGAAACTGCAACCCCATTCATCCACCTCAACGACTCCGCGACTGAGGCAGCAGCGCACCACGCGTCCCAGGCCCAAGACGATCCATGTGGACGATGCCAGCGTGGACATCAGCGAGGCTTCGAGCATCTCTAGTCGGGGCAAGAAAGGCTCAAGCTCGAATCTAACCG GCTACGGTCAACTAAGCTCAAATTCAATGAAAAGAGATTACTACAGGGGCTCGCAAGACTCCCTCACTGTAAAAG AGTCACCCGATGATTATCCCAGTACAAGTTCAACTCCGATTGGACGACGGGGATCGTACAAAACTTCCAGAG AGCCAGCCGGCGTAGAAAGGGGCCGCACTCTGTCGCGTATCTCCGTCGCTAAGGGCAGCACGCTTAATTTCCGGGGCCGAAAGTCCAATTCGCTAATGAATCTGTGCG ACACAGATTCGGGACTGGGACGCGCCACTCCGCCGAGGCGTGCTCCGTCGCCTGGAATGGGAATGGGCGCTTCAGGTAGGCATATGCCATCTCCCTCCGGACCGGGCTCTTTGCCGCCAGGTTTGATATCGAAACGTCGCGGATTTGATGATGGATCCAGCGATTTCTCTTTAACTCCGAATTTGAACATGGAATATTCGG GTCCTAAACTCTATAAACAACCAGCGGCCAAATCTAATCGTGGGATTATCCTGAACGCCGTTGAATACTGCGTTTTCCCCGGCGTTGTCAACCGCGAGGCCAAACAGAAAGTGCTGGAGAAGATTGCTCGCTCGGAGGCGAAGCACTTTCTGGTACTCTTCCGGGATGCGGGCTGCCAGTTCCGCGCCCTCTACAGCTACCAGCCCGAAACGGACCAGGTAACGAAGCTGTATGGCACTGGGCCTAGTCAAGTCGACGAAGTGATGTTCGACAAGTTCTTCAA ATACAACTCAGGAGGCAAGTGCTTCTCGCAAGTGCACACAAAGCATCTGACGGTGACCATAGACGCCTTCACAATACACAATTCCCTGTGGCAGGGCAAGCGGGTGCAGTTGCCAAGCAAAAAGGACATGGCGCTTGTTATCTAA